A genomic window from Paenibacillus sp. FSL K6-0276 includes:
- a CDS encoding DUF2642 domain-containing protein: MNSMHQMHQMPQSIVVYPVDAYVVETLKSVMGKQVMLETTRGGISGCVVDVKPDHVVLDARGRKYFVRISEIVWIMPE; the protein is encoded by the coding sequence ATGAATTCAATGCACCAAATGCACCAAATGCCACAATCCATCGTGGTATACCCTGTTGATGCGTATGTTGTAGAAACCTTAAAATCCGTTATGGGAAAACAAGTTATGTTAGAAACTACTCGTGGTGGAATCAGCGGATGTGTAGTTGATGTCAAACCAGACCATGTTGTATTAGATGCTAGAGGCAGAAAGTACTTTGTCCGGATAAGTGAGATTGTTTGGATCATGCCCGAGTAA
- a CDS encoding YopX family protein translates to MNRDIKFRGKSTETNEFIYGSLVQVSRAGSLAIAALDDKGYLKLQEIIKGTEGQYIGRGDDEGKELYEGQRVKFTNLSLGRFSENEQWAEGVIAYNVETSGFYISQGKDSGWNLRESSVIALDDDGEAAKT, encoded by the coding sequence ATGAACAGAGATATTAAGTTTCGCGGTAAGTCTACGGAAACAAATGAGTTTATATATGGCAGTTTGGTACAGGTGAGCCGTGCAGGTTCCTTGGCGATAGCTGCCTTAGATGATAAAGGCTATCTTAAGCTGCAGGAAATCATCAAGGGTACCGAGGGGCAATACATCGGCCGTGGTGATGATGAAGGCAAGGAACTTTATGAAGGGCAACGAGTCAAATTCACCAACCTCTCACTAGGCAGATTTTCCGAAAACGAACAATGGGCAGAAGGCGTTATTGCATACAACGTGGAAACCTCAGGATTTTATATCAGCCAAGGTAAAGACAGCGGATGGAATCTTAGGGAATCGTCAGTGATTGCTTTAGATGATGATGGAGAGGCGGCAAAGACATGA
- a CDS encoding NAD(P)H-dependent oxidoreductase, giving the protein MDKEIRLLAISGSIRQNSSNTALMKAIIGLAPENVKFTIYGGLGDLPHFNPDIDIDEGPVPVRGLRTQLKEADGVILCTPEYGNGVPGVLKNALDWLVSTTEFMNKPTAVISASPTPMGGDKAHASLLLTLKMINAEIVERGTLIIPHITLKLNKEGIITDPQLKQELLSVLQTLEQACY; this is encoded by the coding sequence ATGGATAAGGAAATTAGACTCTTAGCTATTTCGGGGAGTATTCGTCAAAACTCCTCAAATACAGCACTAATGAAAGCTATCATCGGATTAGCCCCAGAAAATGTGAAATTCACCATCTATGGCGGGTTGGGTGACCTTCCACATTTTAACCCTGACATCGATATTGACGAAGGACCTGTTCCGGTCAGAGGACTAAGAACACAGCTTAAGGAAGCAGATGGTGTGATTTTATGTACACCGGAATATGGGAACGGTGTGCCTGGTGTTTTGAAAAATGCCCTGGACTGGCTCGTATCTACAACTGAGTTTATGAATAAGCCTACAGCGGTAATCAGTGCCTCACCAACTCCAATGGGCGGGGATAAAGCTCATGCTTCACTTCTGTTGACACTTAAAATGATTAATGCTGAGATTGTAGAAAGAGGAACATTGATAATACCGCACATCACTTTGAAACTAAATAAAGAAGGTATTATTACGGATCCACAACTAAAGCAGGAGTTATTATCCGTGCTTCAGACACTTGAGCAGGCTTGTTACTAA
- a CDS encoding DUF3231 family protein — translation MGILSGNSKDEPMHYGEIFGVWAASVAARGAVSCYQTYLNHAGDKDLKKVLNDLIDQAKLEIKECDKLLSDNGIPSAPIMPEKPPVKLEDIPAGAKFSDPEIAAKIAVDTSAGLVACSQAMGQSIREDIGALFAKYHLTKTALGLKILKLNKEKGWLIPPPLQVKRPESE, via the coding sequence ATGGGTATTTTAAGTGGAAATTCAAAAGATGAACCTATGCACTACGGCGAAATTTTTGGTGTATGGGCGGCCTCGGTGGCTGCCAGAGGCGCCGTATCATGCTACCAGACATATTTAAACCACGCTGGTGACAAAGACCTAAAAAAAGTACTTAATGATCTAATCGATCAAGCTAAACTGGAAATTAAAGAGTGCGATAAATTACTCAGTGATAACGGGATTCCATCAGCTCCGATTATGCCTGAAAAACCACCCGTTAAGCTTGAAGACATTCCAGCAGGTGCAAAATTTAGTGATCCTGAAATAGCTGCTAAAATTGCTGTAGATACTTCCGCTGGATTGGTTGCTTGTAGCCAAGCTATGGGTCAATCAATTAGAGAAGATATCGGTGCTTTATTTGCTAAATACCATCTCACTAAAACTGCTTTAGGACTTAAAATATTGAAATTGAACAAGGAAAAGGGCTGGCTTATTCCTCCTCCTCTACAAGTAAAGAGACCCGAGTCTGAATAA
- a CDS encoding ArpU family phage packaging/lysis transcriptional regulator codes for MQQSFLPEIDRERTQAAVEAALEKYRIFKFLSFEEREAVTTAAWSDSPKGFTGVTTDQTSNIAIHNVDTQAHRKNFCERIERVVNRMPKMEGFLIKERYMTTEHDYITHEKVYNFKFQPPISSGTYSKIRWKAFYKLALDLNLVIEKEEEKGD; via the coding sequence GTGCAACAAAGCTTCCTGCCTGAGATAGATAGAGAACGGACGCAAGCTGCCGTTGAAGCCGCTCTTGAAAAATATAGGATATTTAAGTTTTTGTCTTTTGAGGAGAGAGAGGCAGTGACAACCGCAGCCTGGTCAGACTCCCCAAAAGGATTTACTGGAGTTACAACTGATCAAACCTCCAACATAGCTATTCATAATGTAGATACCCAAGCACACCGCAAAAACTTTTGTGAACGGATAGAACGAGTGGTGAATCGCATGCCTAAGATGGAAGGGTTCTTGATTAAAGAACGATATATGACAACAGAGCATGATTATATTACTCATGAGAAAGTGTATAACTTTAAATTTCAGCCGCCGATTAGCTCGGGAACTTATAGCAAGATACGTTGGAAGGCTTTTTATAAGCTGGCTTTGGATTTGAATCTAGTGATCGAGAAGGAGGAAGAGAAGGGTGATTGA
- a CDS encoding helix-turn-helix domain-containing protein, translating to MIEQIYKTTSDYPSVLTAKEIQQILGIGERQTYELLNSGQFHIVRVGKMIKVSKDVFLKWLQG from the coding sequence GTGATTGAACAAATATATAAGACTACTTCTGATTATCCCTCAGTACTTACAGCGAAGGAAATCCAACAAATACTCGGTATAGGTGAACGTCAAACATATGAACTATTAAACTCGGGTCAATTTCATATCGTGCGGGTCGGAAAGATGATAAAAGTATCCAAGGATGTATTTCTAAAATGGTTACAGGGGTAA
- a CDS encoding phosphatidylinositol kinase: protein MDTNFHQQVCWNCMNKYVGIVTTDGQSFDGFIAHVDQNYVTLAVPSNEMVERLNGMPTQESSFRQFGFRPGFFPRRRFFQRRIPFFGISDIFLLPFFI from the coding sequence ATGGATACAAATTTTCATCAACAGGTCTGTTGGAATTGTATGAACAAATACGTTGGTATTGTAACAACTGACGGTCAATCATTTGACGGATTTATTGCTCATGTAGATCAAAATTATGTTACCCTTGCGGTTCCCAGCAATGAAATGGTAGAACGTTTGAACGGAATGCCTACACAAGAATCGTCGTTTAGACAATTTGGCTTCCGGCCTGGCTTTTTCCCAAGACGTCGCTTCTTTCAACGACGCATCCCATTTTTCGGGATAAGTGATATATTTCTACTACCGTTCTTTATTTAG
- a CDS encoding copper amine oxidase N-terminal domain-containing protein, which translates to MDKFYFYTKKGMVSLNSTYLKSLLSAIMLSTLLLPTTASASSSLSSSEHPMVVAAATANSSQVYYQFGIPGGTIGGPALLKNGVVYVDVRGISENAGLKMEWDKSSKRALFKGWTKSFAVRIGSQSGVLDGKTVDLGGIPFKSKEDGIYVPARFIVKAFEGSNLHLDSKTNTLSASGLKTYNVFTETYGGRTYTLVKGNGDLYVSQGKDKVIKLTSLETAFDWVGMQIEKTPGGLLVIKINDSFGEPHINTRIVTLVFKNGALLRKATIAYQFRGDADLKPYDNNLLLHDGNTLRLIQDGTGNITATLDLLKLGGDEDAYYIEGIDNDILLLRGNQKGLLTLIDRNTGERTLLYKELLTAEDQEYAEMNDTPYKGDTLKFVKRSGDKLFFTNDSPLTGKTEVIYTLGQ; encoded by the coding sequence ATGGATAAATTTTACTTCTATACAAAGAAAGGGATGGTTAGTTTGAACTCTACATACTTAAAATCATTGTTATCGGCTATAATGCTCTCTACTCTTCTTCTCCCTACAACAGCATCAGCAAGTTCTTCATTATCTTCATCTGAACACCCTATGGTCGTCGCAGCTGCTACAGCTAATTCTTCTCAAGTTTACTATCAATTCGGTATTCCTGGTGGAACCATAGGAGGCCCGGCGCTGCTCAAAAATGGAGTGGTCTACGTAGATGTTCGAGGGATCTCTGAGAATGCAGGTCTAAAGATGGAATGGGACAAGTCCAGCAAACGAGCCTTATTTAAAGGCTGGACCAAAAGCTTCGCGGTTCGAATTGGAAGTCAAAGCGGAGTTCTTGACGGGAAAACCGTAGATCTCGGCGGTATCCCTTTCAAATCTAAAGAAGACGGCATATATGTGCCTGCTCGCTTCATCGTTAAAGCATTCGAAGGTAGTAATCTCCATCTGGATTCCAAAACAAACACACTATCCGCGAGCGGTCTGAAGACCTACAACGTATTTACAGAAACCTATGGTGGGCGTACTTATACTCTCGTTAAAGGTAATGGAGACCTATATGTCTCTCAAGGAAAAGATAAAGTAATAAAGCTCACCTCACTTGAAACTGCTTTTGACTGGGTAGGAATGCAGATTGAGAAAACACCAGGTGGACTGCTCGTCATTAAGATTAATGACTCATTTGGAGAACCCCATATCAATACACGCATTGTCACTCTCGTATTCAAAAATGGTGCGTTACTACGCAAGGCTACTATCGCCTACCAGTTCAGAGGAGATGCAGATCTTAAACCTTATGACAACAATCTACTATTGCATGATGGTAATACCCTACGACTCATTCAGGATGGCACGGGCAATATAACAGCTACTCTAGATCTCTTGAAATTAGGGGGCGATGAAGATGCTTACTATATAGAAGGCATTGATAACGATATCCTTCTGCTCCGTGGTAATCAAAAAGGATTGCTTACTTTAATTGATCGCAACACAGGCGAGCGAACGCTTTTGTACAAGGAGCTTCTTACAGCAGAGGATCAGGAATACGCAGAAATGAACGACACCCCTTATAAAGGTGATACTTTAAAGTTCGTAAAGCGTAGTGGTGATAAGCTATTTTTCACGAATGATTCCCCTCTTACAGGCAAGACAGAAGTGATCTATACGCTGGGACAATGA